From Chroogloeocystis siderophila 5.2 s.c.1, the proteins below share one genomic window:
- a CDS encoding helix-turn-helix domain-containing protein, which yields MCRDRQLYQVYQYLIKCRIERAQELLTQNQQITNVALQVGFASQSQFGRHFKRLTKVTPKQYLIK from the coding sequence TTGTGCCGCGATCGCCAACTTTATCAAGTTTATCAGTATCTCATTAAATGCCGCATTGAACGTGCTCAAGAGTTACTGACACAGAATCAGCAGATTACCAACGTTGCTTTACAAGTTGGATTCGCTAGCCAAAGTCAGTTTGGCAGACACTTCAAGCGCCTCACTAAAGTCACGCCGAAACAATATTTAATCAAATAG
- a CDS encoding malectin domain-containing carbohydrate-binding protein, which translates to MTINYQSDTLAGVTLNSNTSRVHSNSFNDLQADFSTLSSLQQHSSLQAAVSGPEIDIQNLDNLPYSDRLVFSRIGSLNNPPDNGVHDTVTLRTKNLGTSPLRITGVPITGPWELLNNINTPVTIAPKGQLDLRIRFKATSGSVHNGTLTIKSNDADEANKVVQLSGFWQSVSEGNQEPSLNEILQVFGYQTKITGPGQKLNQNGLVQAVGDEVLSAYWQKANASQPVSVKQLAAYHTQGKTATIFWHSKGSNATKVVFTHAGVDGQTLLPRRQNLSQLAQGSFNPNGTFGFKIDQEWSDPTKNNQLIDQQKGSPGPSGHHVRFWAARNRQGQIIPNTWILAMDYSGINYDYQDNVYLVSNIKPETRSTLYRIDVGSNVSYTDQTGKVWTSDTGKGWFSPTTAQAENAGNVAIANTTNDKLYQTYRGKITNTTPLASRIVNFNLPINTPGNVEVRLYFAETYWGAPGKGPGGVGRRVFDVLAENKLVMNNYDITKAAGGALNATMVSIRGVQVTDGKLNLTFKAEKDFPLISAIEVLRA; encoded by the coding sequence ATGACGATCAATTATCAATCGGATACTTTAGCTGGTGTTACTCTAAATAGCAACACCAGTCGAGTACATAGCAACAGTTTCAATGATTTGCAGGCAGATTTCAGCACGCTGTCTTCCCTACAGCAGCATTCTTCACTGCAAGCAGCAGTAAGTGGTCCAGAAATTGATATTCAAAACCTTGATAACTTACCATACAGTGATCGCCTTGTCTTCAGTCGCATTGGTAGCCTGAATAACCCACCTGATAACGGAGTTCATGACACGGTTACACTGCGAACTAAAAATTTAGGTACTAGTCCTTTGAGAATTACAGGCGTGCCTATTACAGGTCCGTGGGAATTACTCAATAATATCAATACTCCCGTAACGATTGCTCCTAAAGGACAGCTTGATTTACGCATCCGCTTTAAAGCAACGAGTGGTAGCGTTCATAATGGTACGTTAACGATTAAGTCCAATGATGCAGACGAGGCGAACAAAGTCGTTCAGCTTTCTGGTTTTTGGCAATCGGTATCCGAAGGTAATCAAGAGCCAAGTTTAAACGAAATTCTCCAAGTTTTCGGTTATCAAACAAAAATTACTGGTCCTGGACAAAAACTCAATCAAAATGGTTTAGTACAAGCAGTCGGTGACGAAGTGCTTTCAGCTTACTGGCAAAAAGCAAATGCTTCACAACCAGTAAGTGTAAAGCAATTGGCTGCTTACCATACCCAAGGGAAAACTGCGACAATTTTCTGGCATAGCAAAGGTAGCAACGCCACGAAAGTTGTTTTTACTCATGCAGGAGTTGACGGGCAAACGCTACTCCCACGCAGACAAAATTTATCGCAACTTGCGCAAGGATCTTTTAATCCAAACGGGACTTTCGGCTTTAAAATCGATCAAGAGTGGAGCGATCCAACAAAAAATAATCAATTAATCGATCAACAAAAGGGTAGTCCTGGACCGAGTGGACATCACGTTCGTTTTTGGGCAGCGAGAAATCGCCAGGGGCAAATTATCCCAAATACTTGGATTCTTGCAATGGACTATTCTGGAATCAACTACGATTACCAAGACAACGTTTATTTGGTGAGTAATATCAAGCCGGAAACACGTTCGACGCTGTACCGCATTGATGTAGGCAGTAACGTTTCTTACACCGATCAGACAGGTAAAGTATGGACTTCTGATACCGGAAAAGGATGGTTTTCGCCCACAACCGCACAAGCTGAGAATGCAGGTAATGTTGCGATCGCCAACACAACAAATGATAAACTTTACCAAACTTATCGCGGAAAAATTACGAATACAACTCCTCTAGCATCGCGAATTGTTAACTTTAACCTGCCAATTAACACTCCAGGAAATGTCGAAGTACGATTGTATTTTGCTGAAACATACTGGGGTGCGCCTGGTAAAGGACCTGGCGGCGTTGGTAGACGCGTCTTTGACGTTTTAGCTGAGAATAAACTTGTGATGAATAACTACGACATCACAAAAGCGGCTGGTGGTGCTTTAAACGCAACAATGGTATCAATTAGAGGTGTACAAGTGACCGACGGTAAGCTGAACCTGACTTTCAAGGCTGAAAAGGACTTTCCTTTAATTTCTGCGATTGAAGTATTACGAGCTTAA
- a CDS encoding M15 family metallopeptidase, whose amino-acid sequence MEKPHQQVPILECHEPLVPIPLEKLAVVSPHPYQQLGATYGDRSPYYLRQGVVSALLAAQTQLQKHYPTWQLLIFDAYRPVAVQQFMVDYTFKQVVHTAGLQVDSLSATQRQEIWQQVYQLWAVPSLDERYPPPHSTGAAVDLTLINDTGEIVNMGSAIDELSPRSHPDYYANNTDPAAQKYHLHRQILFESMHSAGFQRHPNEWWHFSLGDQLWAYLTNQASPNNPVVARYGRIS is encoded by the coding sequence ATGGAGAAGCCTCATCAGCAAGTTCCTATTCTAGAGTGTCATGAACCACTCGTGCCAATTCCTCTAGAAAAGCTTGCGGTGGTTTCTCCGCATCCTTATCAACAATTAGGTGCAACTTATGGTGATCGCTCGCCTTATTATTTACGTCAAGGTGTCGTATCAGCGTTACTCGCCGCACAAACTCAACTACAAAAACATTATCCCACGTGGCAATTACTTATTTTTGATGCCTATCGCCCTGTTGCTGTGCAGCAATTTATGGTAGATTACACCTTTAAACAGGTGGTACATACCGCTGGATTGCAAGTTGATAGTTTATCCGCAACTCAGCGTCAGGAGATTTGGCAACAAGTTTACCAGCTTTGGGCAGTACCGAGTTTAGATGAACGCTATCCGCCGCCGCATAGTACTGGCGCTGCTGTTGATCTAACACTTATCAATGATACTGGTGAAATAGTTAATATGGGTTCTGCGATTGATGAACTATCGCCGCGATCGCACCCTGATTACTATGCCAATAACACTGATCCTGCGGCACAAAAATATCACCTCCATCGCCAAATATTGTTTGAATCAATGCACTCGGCGGGCTTTCAGCGTCATCCTAATGAATGGTGGCATTTTTCCCTGGGAGATCAATTGTGGGCGTATTTAACTAATCAAGCTAGTCCTAATAATCCTGTGGTTGCGCGTTACGGTCGTATTAGTTAA